A genomic segment from Corylus avellana chromosome ca5, CavTom2PMs-1.0 encodes:
- the LOC132181566 gene encoding uncharacterized protein LOC132181566, with amino-acid sequence MSKEKLTTTLFLAMPDFSHPFELHFDASMIGIGVVLNWSREGSCSKENLQKKVWKGIWKIQGASVVKTFMWQACNNILPTKEVLYKRKIVQEPSCPICGLANETVDHILWSCPSAKDVWTECSPKISKCASIVDDFSAIMAHLLERLDADQLQLMAATARQIWLRRNSVVFGGELTDPSTIIRWAKDQVENWCTFSKRIPKREVVSGSPSPAAWTKPPQGYMKINWDASVDKRRKRMGVGVVVRDHDGRAIVMLGTSREYVQDPSMAEAIAAREAVMLAQRLELRHIILEGDSLEIVQLLQKEEECWSTYGQAVNDTKQRLHSWQGWGIQHVSRSANGAAHQLAQLPLGYDAAQEWRGSFPQCVLSIVSKEC; translated from the exons atGAGTAAGGAAAAGTTGACTACTACTCTTTTTCTTGCCATGCCAGATTTTTCTCACCCCTTTGAGTTGCATTTTGATGCTTCAATGATTGGAATTGGAGTTGTGCTTAATTGGTCTCG GGAAGGGAGCTGCTCCAAGGAAAATTTGCAGAAGAAGGTGTGGAAAGGGATATGGAAAATTCAAGGAGCAAGTGTGGTTAAAACCTTCATGTGGCAAGCATGCAATAATATTTTGCCCACTAAGGAGGTATTGTACAAGCGGAAGATAGTGCAAGAGCCTTCTTGCCCGATCTGTGGATTGGCAAATGAAACAGTGGACCATATACTTTGGAGCTGTCCATCAGCTAAAGATGTGTGGACTGAATGTTCTCCCAAAATCAGCAAATGTGCCAGCATTGTAGATGATTTCAGTGCTATTATGGCCCATCTGTTGGAGAGATTGGATGCGGACCAGCTCCAACTAATGGCAGCAACAGCTCGGCAAATTTGGCTAAGGAGAAACTCGGTGGTGTTTGGGGGGGAACTGACTGACCCAAGTACTATCATACGCTGGGCCAAGGATCAAGTAGAAAATTGGTGCACATTCTCCAAACGAATACCAAAGAGGGAGGTAGTGTCGGGGTCACCTTCTCCTGCTGCATGGACTAAGCCGCCTCAGGGCTACATGAAAATCAACTGGGATGCCTCGGTTGATAAACGACGGAAAAGGATGGGTGTTGGGGTAGTGGTCCGTGACCATGATGGCAGAGCTATTGTGATGCTCGGCACGAGCAGGGAGTATGTGCAGGACCCATCGATGGCGGAAGCCATTGCAGCAAGGGAAGCAGTAATGCTGGCACAGCGATTGGAATTACGGCATATTATTCTTGAAGGGGACTCCTTAGAAATTGTCCAATTGTTGCAAAAGGAGGAAGAATGCTGGTCGACGTATGGGCAGGCGGTTAATGATACAAAGCAGAGACTGCATTCATGGCAGGGGTGGGGGATCCAACATGTGAGCAGATCGGCCAATGGAGCTGCCCACCAACTCGCCCAGCTGCCTCTCGGGTATGATGCTGCGCAGGAGTGGAGGGGGTCTTTCCCTCAGTGTGTGCTTTCTATTGTATCCAAGGAATGCTGA